The genomic interval ggaagaaaacctcgtaatagtaactttataggagaaggaaaaaaccttttccaagccattttaggtcatttcctttagtccattcatcatgaaatttatacgcaatataaagagcaacatgttttttcaaattacgtcaaaaactgaaaaatgtcaaaaatggagataagaggttttcttcagacagcagccgTCTAACATCTTTCCTCTCCGAACAGACGTGAATGATTTAGAAAACGGTGGTTACATTGAAGTTGCTAAATAAAAGAGGCAATTTAGCCCAGCCTACAGGGCAAAGTAGCTCAGTAAGCTTTAgtctatattattattttaacaataagCAATTTGTAGGTTATTTAAGTGCGACCCACTACATTATTCCAAGAACAATGGTCAGACGCTGTGGGGGGCACGATCAGACGGTGATGTATTGCACCCCATCTCGCGCAAGTGTACTCCACCTGTAAACTCATTCCAGCTCTTTGTCCGTTAGATCTCTCGGCTCGTGTGGATGCAGTGAAGGAGGAGAACCTGAAGCTGAAGTCCGAGAACCAGGTTCTGGGGCAGTACATCGAGAATCTCATGTCTGCGTCCAGTGTGTTCCAGACCACCGACACCAAGAGCAAACGGAAATGAGGCCACATGTGGAACACAGTTATTTCCCCTCCAGAACAGAACCTTTGTCCTCCAAAGGCCAGTACACATAAGGCCCTGTTTACTTTTACCCAGCTTCCCATGTTCACTATCATTCTTTCCATGCGTAGGATCATGCCGAGCTCTCtgaatatttatacatttttttttttgtacgtAACTTTTTAttcccctcttttttttttttgcctctccATTCCGTCCATTATCATACCGGCTACTTGTGGATAACACTAAAACAGACTGACCTGCTCTCTCTGGTTGCTGGCTGTTAGAGTTAATGGAAGCATTTTGTAGTCTGTGGTCAGATATCCACAGTACTAATGCACATCAGGCGCTCTGTGCAGCTCTTTTAGTGGCCACTCAACAGCCCATCTGCATGTTTCTCCTGCCAGAATAGTGCATCATTTTCAACTGTGGTTCAGTGATGTTtaagtttttttaaacagcCGTCCTGAAGACTAATGCATTAATGTCCTGTCTTTCAATACCTTTCCCTTTTTGCACTCCGTTGTCACGGATACACAAGAGTAAAACGATGCAGAATGAAGCACAGAAGTGATCCGTTCTTATCCGAGTGCATGAGGTCCTGTAATTTATTCCAGAGAGAATATGCATGACATTTAAAAGCTGATACTGATGGCCAGGGTGGGTGAAGTAATGAGTGATAAATCATACAATGTTACATGACCTTctacatttctttatttaacaCTAAAGCTGTTTAGAACTGGACTTAATGGACAAGTCTAAGAACCGTATTGGCAAGAGGCAATCAGCAGCTTACACGAGTACaaccatacattttttttagtttggggaaaaaaaaaagtgaaagaacagATGGGCTTGGAGAAGGTAGGTAATAAAGGGAATGTCTGGATTTtactgcaagaaaaaaaaaaaaaaggactaaTATTGATCTGTGAGTGGTTCAGATGGCTGTAGTTCATTTATGAAAAGTCTCCAATGTCAGTTACTGTCACCTGCACCTTATAAGGCATAGACAAGAAATGCTTTACATAAATCTGAGTGAATCTTCAGTGTTACTCACTCAGTCACGACCTCAGTACCAAAGTCTCACCCGGTGAGAAGAAATTGGAAAAGAACTATATGGCAATAAAACAGATCCACAGGgtcagagataaaaaaaaagaacatttcttggatatgcagaaatataaatattagaCTGCTGTCTGCAAAACTTTACATTTCCTCAGAAACACTCAAGAATTCAGCCTGTGAAAGACGAATGATCCGGCTTTGTTACAAGGGAATGATCATATActgtaatgttatttattttgatatattttaataCTGTATATTAACGTTTTTCCCTTCAGGTATGCAACTTAAGCCTGCACACATCCAATGTAGATAACCGCCTTGTGTGTAAAATTGTACTATTTACTATTATGCCTTTAACCTTTGTGTTAATAaaattgtttttgcttttgcatTAGTCTGTGTGCACATACTGAGGTTTtgtattaaatgtttatttccaAGAGCAATGTACAATATACAAACATATGTAAACAAGCTGCCCTTGTTGTGCGGCAAAAACATGAActagaaaagcagaaaaacaaaaacggTGTACATTGCTCAACAGATGTTTGTTCTCAAAGCTGAAAATTTCCTACGCATGAATCGACCTCGTTTGAGACGAGGGTTCGCAGTAAGCGTCCCGCgaggtgctgctgctgcagagtTACTACTGAGGCTGTAATCACAAAGCATCCAGAGCACCAAAACTAATTACGAACTCGAAACCGAAATTAAATCCGAAAAGCTCCAAtcctctctgctttctcttctTCACCTCAGATTTGTGGGTTTAGATGCTTCACAGAGAATTCCCCTTTTTGCTGGAATGGCTGCAGCAGTGAGGAAACGTGGAGAAAACAAGTCTGTTTAGAATCGAAGGGGAAAAGAACGTGTCGTATGTTTACATACGTTGACTGCCAAACTAAACGGTCTTCAGATGCTGTGTGAATACAGATTCAGATCCCGCAAGCCAGTCTCTCCTTCAGCATAATCTGAGAAGAAACAACACGCTAAAAAGCAAGATCTTCATGTCCTACATCAAACTCAACTTCTTCATTTTCAAACAATatacaaacaataaatatattCAGTGCGCTTTTTTGatcaacattaaaacataacttaaaacagaaaaaaacggattcattttaaataagttaaagaacaatttcttgaaataatgaaattttaTCCGAGGTGTGTTCTAAAAGACCCCCCCCCTTATATCACAGTACTTAAGCTAGCAATAGCAATAGTAACAACTGGCCTCAATGCTACTCCTTCAAAATACCTCGAGAGGAAGTACAGCAGAGTTTTGACTGGTAGAGCTAAATCTGAGAAATAACCAGTAAGAACTAGTGGTGGAGAGGAAGACTGGAAAGAGCAGGAGGAGAAAGA from Pygocentrus nattereri isolate fPygNat1 chromosome 5, fPygNat1.pri, whole genome shotgun sequence carries:
- the scoca gene encoding short coiled-coil protein A isoform X2, with product MNCEMDGDMENQVELEEKTRLINQVLELQHTLEDLSARVDAVKEENLKLKSENQVLGQYIENLMSASSVFQTTDTKSKRK